A region from the Chlamydiales bacterium genome encodes:
- a CDS encoding type III secretion T3S chaperone: protein MSEAQYPLEQLVIIKQKKLEEAEKVLRDKKNALLKEEEKLAKVEEERNQVKDHKHAKLTQLREVLDAGTTSDKIVQMRGYLKLVDEQLKQKEQKVKEQKKNVEAAEKQVEIARQDMVKRQQDIEKLASHRKEWDKETLKAMEHKESLEGDEMGSAMHTIRKKERNRKGSQDSKKKK from the coding sequence GTGTCTGAAGCTCAATATCCCCTTGAACAGCTAGTTATTATTAAGCAGAAAAAGCTGGAAGAAGCAGAAAAAGTTCTGCGCGACAAGAAAAATGCTCTTCTCAAAGAAGAGGAGAAACTGGCAAAAGTGGAAGAAGAGCGCAATCAGGTGAAAGACCATAAGCACGCCAAGCTCACACAGCTCAGAGAGGTGCTGGATGCGGGGACAACGAGCGACAAGATCGTGCAGATGCGTGGATACCTGAAACTCGTCGACGAGCAGCTTAAACAGAAAGAGCAGAAAGTAAAAGAGCAGAAGAAGAATGTAGAAGCTGCGGAAAAGCAGGTGGAAATTGCCCGCCAGGATATGGTGAAAAGGCAGCAGGATATCGAAAAGCTAGCTTCTCACCGTAAAGAGTGGGATAAAGAGACGCTTAAAGCTATGGAGCATAAGGAGTCGCTGGAAGGCGATGAGATGGGCTCTGCAATGCATACGATAAGAAAAAAAGAGAGAAACCGAAAGGGTTCTCAAGACTCTAAAAAGAAAAAATAG